TACCTCACCCCTCAAAAACAAGAGCTTAGTGCCTGCTGTGTGTTTAAGTGTGTAGGTTTTGGACAGGTTGCATGTACATATAATATAAATCACTTTAAAGTcaactaaaaacttttttctttgacCATTGTAAAGTAAAACACAGGCTCAAACAGAACCATAATATAATTTGAGAAGGCCACCTATATCAATGAGCTTTAACAATGGATGCAATTACCGATGGAGGTTTAATTGACCATTTTCCAGTTAAAAATGTCACTCATCATAATTTGTGACAACTAAGGCAGGAAAATATGTAATTAGGATCCCTTTTATAGAGACTTAAGCCACATTAAATTACAGTTTAAGTGAGTAATCAAAGCGAAAGAGGattaaaaagatgtaaaatcAGTGGCAAAGGCCAGGTGGTAAATACTAAGTGATAATAATTAACATGCTAATTAGGGAATGATGCGCATAAAGTGGAGACTAAATTTAGTTTAGAATGTTGACGAGGTGAACTCTAAACGTGTGTACACTGATTtcagctaaaacattttttacaacttGGAGGTTTTAATTTTGCGAAAAGCATTAAACTTTCATCCCACACAAGAAGcatagagaaaaaaagaaaagaaaaattgccTTACTCTGTCCTAATGCAATACAATCTGTACATTTTACACTATTCACCCCCAAAAACATTCACCATACAAATATAGAgcaacacacacaaatgcaacaGGATttgatgtttcacaaaatgtgaaacgtGCTTTTAGATTTCACAATATATGTGACGAGTGTGACAGCAACTTATAGTGGAAAAAATGACTAATTGCAGAATCAAAAGAGCCCTTACTTCCTTCAACCTTTGCTGTTCACTGTTACACAGGAATGTCCCAAACAGGCAGCTGTAGAGATGGTCCAGGATTGTTACCAGGAAGTATTCATTAAACTCAAAAGCTGCAGGAAacttcaataataaaaaacggATACATATTATCTTTCAAGATTCATTTTCTCCACACAGAAATGAATCGCCTGGTTGTCCTTTACTTACCTGTCGAGTCAACTGCCACACACAGTCAATGAACTGGATAAAGACAGGGGAACGGTCTGCATCGTTGTGGTTTTTATCGCCGTGACCAATACGCTGACAGACCCACGATGAGGAAAGTtgcttatttaattttaaattacaacatacaaatatatatatatatattttttttaaagggataaAAACGTTTCAGTTTACCAGCTGGAAGCGATGTCCAAAACTCAGCCACTCTTTCTCGAGCAGCACTTCGAAGCCGCGGATGGTTCTGTAGTAACCGTCCAGCATGAGCAGGGACAGAGAGGTGAGCTGGGCGGTCCTGTCCCAGCCGTCGCTGCAGTGCACCACCACGGACGTTTTCCCAGACTCCACCTTGTCTGCGATCCTCAGCGCTCCGGCCAGAATCAGCTGAAAACACAccagcagaaaaataaacacaaagtagctAAGAAATGTTGGTGGGTGGCTTGCTTTCATAATTAATCCTGCCCACCTTGATGTGTTCGAGCCAGTGAGTGGACTCCAGGTTGGACAGCCAATGGGAGTCCTCGATATTGGGGTAAACTAAATCTTTGATTTTGCGCAGCGACTCCCGCATGACGTGGATGTTGTGGATGTCCAAGAACACGAGCTCAGCGTTCTGATATGCGTCCTCACTTTCATATCCACCGCCTTTCATCTGcagaaaggaagagagaaatAATTGTTTCCTAGCTTAATATTCAATTCAAgcatcattaaaaacagaatccTTGTGCATagtaaaaatagcaaaagaatatattttgtcacattaaaaagtgagattttcagttttcattgtaGAAATGAAaccacaataaaacaattattttaagacttttcacaCAGGAGTTTCATGTATGTCTGCATAATCTTTTCTGCTAATGAAAGAGTGCATGAAATCACTTTTGACCTGCTTAGGTGCTGAGAAATGACTGTTTCTCAATATAAAAATAGTCGTACCTCTAAATTCATGCTGCCATTTTTGTAATAAGTTTTGCTCAATGGTGTCAACAAATTCTAGCAGCTCTAATTTTATCCATCTATAAAATTCAagtaaaaactgctttttaaagatttataatATCGACCTTGTTGGCAGCGGCGTTGACGCTCGGTCTGGcatcaaaaatgaaaagcttATGGGACTGAGCATTAGCATCCATGATCGCCTGCAGGTATTTCTCATCCTCTTTGCTGCGCTTGCCATTCACTCCGACCATCGGCTGGCTGCAGCGCGTCACTGTGGCCTGGCTCTCTGGGTGGATCCATGACAGCACCTGCCGCATGAAGGTCAGGAAAACATCAGCACCGTCGACGAGACAAAGTCATGGATGTTTGGGTTGGATTACTCACAGGTATCCTGCCTTTTGCTCTAAAAGCTGCCACTCTCTTCAGGTCTTCGTCTGGTATGTTGACCGGAACCACAAGAGTGGATGGGTATGTATCGCAGAGCTCAAAGTGGTCATTTACCTTCGTTATCCTCCAGCTTTCATTGGGTATGCcctgagaataaaaaaacatctgtaagaATGCTCCTAATaagattaagaaaaacattaaagcttCGCGCTCCTGGAATTACCTGTCTTTTATACTCCGATATTGGATCATACACCTTCCATCCGTTTTCAGGAAAAACTTGCCCGTATTCAAAGGCAAAGATTTGCTGTGTAGTGAGGAGGAGAAATGAAGCAGTTGTGCAGCGTTAATGCGACAGCAGCAGTGAGCTGGAGAGCGACTCACCAGTCCGTTGGAAACAGGAAATGCAAATTTCATCAGAACTTCAAAAATCGACTTCTTGAGAGTGTCATCCACCTGTTTGTGTGAAAATCGCAGAATGCGCATGTCCTGCAAAATAGCAAATAGTCTGTCACCATGGCAAAAAATTAGCAACAGTAGAAATGTAGGTTTTTAATAAGTGACATGTGATGAACCAACCGGTTGTATCTACGTATGAAACAACGCCAGGTATTCACCTTGCAAACTACTCCATATGACGAGTCAACACGGTTCGAAGCATTTCCAATTTTTTCCACTCGACTTACAACTCCGAGAGGTAAATCCAGCATAAACGCCGGATCCTAGATATGAgcaacaaattaacaaaataattcttCAAACTACTAACAGCGTTTTCATCTTTACCATGGTCCGCACGCACCTTGTCCATGGACTTAAAGAAAAGCCTGTAGTTGGTGACCATCACTGTTCCCCTCAGCGCTCCAGTGAAAGGACAGAAGTAGGTAATGTCATATGCTattgaaaaaaccccaacaaaaacaagatcAAGCTcaattattcaataattttttcttttcagtaatttgaaaatattagtttACTTCCAGTGCTAGCCCTTTAAGTCCCAagcaaaaaaggaaataaattaccCATATCTTGCACAGTTTCATTCGGAAGTAACTGTGGTTCTTCTTTATCTGAGTCTCTATGTGCCTTCTACAAAACATCCAACATGCAAAGCAGTCATTCCAtctcaaatatgactttaataTTCACAGATTTatagaaaaatgttcaaataccCAAATAAATCATGGAGAACTAATACAACGTTAACATTACAAGTTCCACTCAGAGTTTTGAAAAGTTGCTGATTTTGGCTCAGAAACTTATGCAATAGCATTACCTTGGCAGTGGCTTTAGGCTTCACCTGGGGGATGCATAAATGAGGAGAGTtatgaaaacttatttttatcaAGCTGCAGAATATCAATGAGCTGAACGCAGGCAACTAACCCGGAGCTCAGGAGAAAACTCCGCAGACGTCGACACAGAGTCGGAGGACAAAACAGATGGAGGTTTGGCCTGGGCAGAGCGGTCGGAGCGAGAGGTGGAAGTGctgagaacaaataaaacaaagacagaagataaagaaaatgatttaatcttTCTTCCTTTAACTTAGATTTATGTTGCTATATGAATGCAACCAGCCTTCTGCAGCTAAAACCCCTTTTGCATCAGATTCATCTTGTTACTATAGAtccatagtaaaaaaaaagttaaaagcttCTATACACATACAAGTCTATCAACTATTGTCATATAACCATGAActtcaattaatatttttggattgCTTTCCTGATCATGATATTTGGTGTTATCTATTGTGATTAtaataaaagttattaaaaatatttaactgtatGGCTGTGCAATGCTGTTATTGTGAATTTATCAATGTCACTACAAATCAATATTCTTATCATGACAGGAAGAAATGTTCTGAgataatacaataaatgcccattTCTATCTAGCAAGTCAACTTTTCCTGCATCTAACAGGTTCTGTGGTTCTCATAAATTCTCAAACTAAGCCTGGTTTTGCTGGAGGTTTTTTCTTGATAAAAACAAGAGGCTcctttccactgtcaccacatgcttgTTCAGGATGAGGAATCGCTGCAAAGCCAGCAACTGGGTGAAATTTGCTGGGACTTTTACAGTCTCGATTTGAATTATCGAGACTGCAACTCTGGAAAGTATTGGATTATAATTAGGATAATTTAGAACTTTATGTATCTGAATACacaaaactgaactaaatagAAAAGCAGGCGGGTCTGAGATTGATGTATAACAGAATGCACAACGCCCATGTCTGTCTTGCACACACTTTGGATTTTAAATGGAATGTTTTGCATAGGTTTTATTGCGTCCATGAGCTTTTATGTCAGACAAACAACTGAACTCAGAAACAATAAGAAAACCTAATACATGCAAGCCAAGCTCTTGTCCTATTTTAATGACATCTGTGATCGTCTTGTGACAATTTAGGAGGCGTTCTTAATTATTGGAGTTTAAACACTCACTACTAAAATTACACCTATGACACTGGAGGACGAAAACATTAAATACGTTTAAGAAGCCCCTGTATTCATTAGTGCGtcaattttcagacttttaccCACATTTAAAAGCAATAAGATATGAAGGGTTTAGCTACCTGGACAATGAATCAACACTTGGCTGTCGGGAAGAGGGTTTCGAGCCCAAACTATCGACGCTACCGCTCTTCTCCATCTTCTCCTGCTtcaaaaatgtaagtaaaaggTAGGACGAGCTCCGAAAACGTGATGTAGACCGGGGTTTCCGCTGAACACCGCCTTTAAATGCTCACTCCCCGCATTGCAAATCCTCACAAACAAAAGGAAGCTGCCATTTTTCCCCCAGAAGCCTCCCAATCCCTGTCACAAACAGGACATTGTGAAGGATGGCGCCCTCTGTCGGTTATCTGAGATATTAGCAGCCCATGGGATACTTGAGattattacaaaaattatttttattacatgcaACTATTAATAAAAGGTTAAGGACACTCATTGAGAGTTTGTACCAgactttttttataaataatatggTGAAGTTGCCACATTACAACTTTTCTTTAGGTAGTTTAATGGTGATAGgtcatgaaatatttcttttacaaattaaaatttgaaaagtgtggcatgtatttCAATTAATCTCTCTTTATTCAGATGCCCAAAGTGTATCAATTTTTACCAAGGGACACAATGCATTACTAGCAAATATTTTACCATAAGAAGacatataaaattattttctatgggaaagattttaaatttaacttcTGTTTGACATTCACTGATAACTATATTTGAAGAGACATTTCATGGGAAAAAATACTGTGAGCCAAGTCattgtttattgaaataaaaaataaaccacagaaataaatgttaaatcacatttcaaaatgttttcacaaaatttAAACAGAGGATGCAACTCATTTATATACAGCCATTTACCTGTTTACTCTGCAAAGTCTAATGAATTTCAATGGCAGCAGACGCTGTCTACCATTTGAGGGTTGTAgaccaaaaatgataaaaatgatccAATAAAGCACAGAGCAAGTCCTTtactttacatatttttccatAAACTTCTTGTGGAACTCTGAGCGCAGCGTATCGTTGACGAAGCGTTTCTCTTTCCGTGCCTCATCCACTCCTTTGGCACAATTTTTAAACACAACATCATCGTCCCACCTAAAGAGATGATACATGAGAAGGTTACTGGTGGTGataaacaacacacacaca
This region of Xiphophorus hellerii strain 12219 chromosome 11, Xiphophorus_hellerii-4.1, whole genome shotgun sequence genomic DNA includes:
- the mtmr2 gene encoding phosphatidylinositol-3,5-bisphosphate 3-phosphatase MTMR2 encodes the protein MEKSGSVDSLGSKPSSRQPSVDSLSSTSTSRSDRSAQAKPPSVLSSDSVSTSAEFSPELRVKPKATAKKAHRDSDKEEPQLLPNETVQDMAYDITYFCPFTGALRGTVMVTNYRLFFKSMDKDPAFMLDLPLGVVSRVEKIGNASNRVDSSYGVVCKDMRILRFSHKQVDDTLKKSIFEVLMKFAFPVSNGLQIFAFEYGQVFPENGWKVYDPISEYKRQGIPNESWRITKVNDHFELCDTYPSTLVVPVNIPDEDLKRVAAFRAKGRIPVLSWIHPESQATVTRCSQPMVGVNGKRSKEDEKYLQAIMDANAQSHKLFIFDARPSVNAAANKMKGGGYESEDAYQNAELVFLDIHNIHVMRESLRKIKDLVYPNIEDSHWLSNLESTHWLEHIKLILAGALRIADKVESGKTSVVVHCSDGWDRTAQLTSLSLLMLDGYYRTIRGFEVLLEKEWLSFGHRFQLRIGHGDKNHNDADRSPVFIQFIDCVWQLTRQFPAAFEFNEYFLVTILDHLYSCLFGTFLCNSEQQRLKEEIPKRTVSVWSYINSQLEEFTNPMYVNYSNQVLFPVVSLRHLELWSGYYIRWNPRMKPQEPIHQRHKELLAKRAELQKRVNELQREVTNRSASSSSERAGSPTRSITPVQTFV